In Zingiber officinale cultivar Zhangliang chromosome 1A, Zo_v1.1, whole genome shotgun sequence, a genomic segment contains:
- the LOC122009832 gene encoding mitochondrial uncoupling protein 5-like, with product MGLKGFVEGGIASIVAGCSTHPLDLIKVRMQLQGESASAALRPAIPVYGGPSAAALPQQIPSFPPLLRRPGPVAVCGQILRAEGPVGFFSGVSATVLRQSLYSTTRMGLYDMFKTRWSEEGGTFPLHRKVTAGLISGAIGAAVGNPADVAMVRMQADGRLPPEQRRNYRSVVDAVGRMAREEGVGKLWRGAGLTVNRAMIVTAAQLATYDQAKEAILWRRGAKADGLGTHVAASFTAGLVAAVASNPVDVIKTRVMNMKVEEGAPPPYAGALDCAVKTARTEGVAAFYKGFLPTVIRQGPFTVILFVTLEQVRKLLEDF from the coding sequence ATGGGATTGAAAGGATTCGTGGAAGGAGGCATCGCCTCCATCGTCGCCGGCTGCTCCACCCACCCCCTCGACCTCATTAAGGTCCGAATGCAGCTCCAGGGCGAGTCCGCCTCCGCCGCCCTCCGCCCAGCCATCCCTGTCTACGGTGGCCCCTCCGCAGCCGCACTCCCCCAGCAAATTCCCTCCTTTCCGCCGCTGCTGCGCCGGCCCGGGCCAGTCGCCGTCTGCGGGCAGATTCTCCGTGCTGAGGGCCCCGTGGGGTTCTTTTCCGGCGTCTCCGCCACCGTCCTGCGGCAGAGCCTCTACTCCACCACCCGGATGGGGCTTTACGACATGTTCAAGACGCGGTGGTCGGAGGAGGGCGGGACGTTTCCGCTGCACCGGAAGGTCACGGCGGGGCTGATATCCGGAGCGATCGGCGCCGCGGTGGGGAACCCTGCCGACGTTGCGATGGTCCGGATGCAGGCCGACGGCCGGCTCCCACCCGAGCAGCGCCGGAACTACCGGAGCGTGGTGGACGCGGTGGGGCGCATGGCGCGGGAGGAGGGAGTAGGGAAACTGTGGCGCGGCGCGGGGCTGACGGTGAACCGGGCCATGATCGTAACGGCAGCGCAGCTAGCGACGTACGACCAGGCGAAGGAAGCGATCCTGTGGCGGAGGGGGGCGAAGGCGGACGGTCTGGGCACTCACGTGGCGGCGAGCTTCACGGCGGGACTGGTGGCGGCGGTGGCGTCCAACCCGGTGGACGTGATCAAGACGCGGGTGATGAACATGAAAGTGGAGGAGGGTGCGCCGCCTCCGTACGCCGGGGCGTTGGACTGCGCGGTGAAGACGGCGAGGACAGAGGGGGTGGCCGCGTTCTACAAGGGCTTTTTGCCCACCGTGATCCGCCAGGGGCCCTTCACCGTCATCCTTTTCGTCACGCTCGAGCAGGTGCGCAAGCTCCTTGAGGATTTTTAA
- the LOC122032555 gene encoding uncharacterized protein LOC122032555, which produces MELSAPPRGLLSLRHLCRPFVAASTSPILSLHFPCPIPTKPLLSSRWSDPSPVRRSVLGFRDPGACLLRATVSDEEISTAGVVDDDAPKLVEGPSFLMNSNPSGEDNLDGGEAVDESTDSPLSKFDIKMDSEDTYPILFFGAGSLFALWISSAVISALDSVPVVPKVLEVIGLGFTAWFTSRYFIFKENRDEFFLKLQDVKERILGPSD; this is translated from the exons ATGGAGCTCTCGGCACCTCCTCGCGGCCTCCTCTCCCTCCGCCACCTCTGCCGCCCCTTCGTCGCCGCCTCCACTTCGCCCATCCTTTCCCTACACTTCCCTTGCCCCATTCCGACTAAGCCTCTGCTTTCGTCCCGCTGGTCCGATCCCAGCCCAGTTCGTCGCTCTGTTCTGG GGTTTCGCGATCCTGGAGCTTGTTTGCTGCGGGCTACTGTCTCCGATGAGGAGATCTCCACGGCCGGTGTGGTGGACGATGATGCCCCGAAGCTGGTCGAAGGGCCATCGTTCCTGATGAACTCGAACCCATCCGGAGAAGATAATCTggatggcggcgaagcggttgaTGAATCTACAGACAGTCCTTTGTCTAAGTTCGATATAAAG ATGGATTCTGAAGACACTTATCCCATCCTCTTCTTTGGTGCCGGTTCTCTTTTTGCACTCTGGATTTCATCTGCTGTTATTTCCGCACTGGATTCTGTACCTGTG GTTCCTAAGGTCCTCGAAGTTATTGGCCTCGGCTTCACAGCCTGGTTCACCTCGAGATATTTCATCTTCAAG GAAAACAGGGATGAATTTTTCTTGAAACTTCAAGATGTGAAGGAGAGGATATTAGGCCCTAGTGATTGA